The nucleotide sequence TGGGCTCGCTGCCGGTTACCGTCCGCGTCCAACTCGTAGAACGAACCGGGTGCGATGCCGGTGGCGACGAGGCTCAGCATCATCCGGGTGAACATGTCCGGCACGTTGAGCTGACCCGCGTACGTGGTGTCGGCCAGGATCATGTCGCAGCGGAACACCGCAACCGGCAGGCCGCACAGGTCGTGGGCCTCGCGCAGCAGCACCTCGCCGGCCCACTTGCTGTTGCCGTAGCCGTTGGCGTAGCTGTCGTTGATCGCCCGCGTCGCGCTGATCTGCCGGACGTCGGCGTCCTCGGTGAACTCACCCGGCTTGATCTGGTCGCCCACCCCGATCGTCGACACGTAGGTGTACGGCTTTTGCTTGCCGGTCAACGCAATTCGGATCAGCTCGGCGGTGCCCAGCGCGTTGGGGCCGAACAGCTCGCTGTACGGCAGCACGTGGTTCACCAGCGCGGCCGGGTCGACGATCAGGTCGACGGTGTCGGCCAACCGCTGCCAGGTCTGTGCGTCCAGGCCGAGGTTCGCCTCGCCCTTGTCGCCGGCGAGCACCTCGAGGTGGTCGGCGGCCAGTTCCCGGTAGTGGGCCAGCAGCTTGGCGTCCCCGCTATCGAACGTGTTGTCCAGCCGGGCGCGCGCGTCCTCGTCCGACTTGGCACGCACCAGGGCGATGACCTTGCCGTCGACCAGGTCCATCCGTTCCAGCCACTCCAGGGCCAGGTAGCGGCCCAGGAATCCCGTTGCGCCGGTGAGCAATACGGTTTGTACTTCGCGGGCCGGCCCGGGCAGGCCGGGGGCCGCGGCCAGCGTCGCGGCATCGATGAACTTGTCCAGCGTGAGGTCGCTCGCATGCACCTCCACCGCGTCGCGTCCGTGCACCGAGGCAAAGGACGGCCGCTTGCTGCCCTGCCGCTCGCCGTCGATGTAGTCGGCGATGGCCGCCAGGTCGTTGGCCGGGCTGGTGATCACGCCGACGGGCACGTCGATGTCGAAGATCTCGTGCAGCAGGTTACCGAATGTCAACGCGGACAACGAATCTCCACCCAAATCGGTGAAGTGCGCGTCGGGCGACAGGTCGGTGCTCGCGGTGCCCAGCAGGGCGGCCGCGGCCCGGCTGACCGTCTGCAGCACCGGAGCGTCGGCTCCGCTGCGGCGCAGTTCGCTCAGCTCGTTGGCCTGGCCTTCGGCCAAGTCGGCGTAGAGCTGTTCGAGGCGTTCGCCGTAGTGCGCCTTGAGCTTCGGCCAGGCCAGCTTGCGGATGCCGGTGAGCAGACCGTTCTCCAGCGTGAAAGGCGTTGTCTCCACGATGAAGTCGCGAGGCACCTCGTAGGACTGCAGGCCGGTTGCCTTCGCCACGTCCTGCAGCGAGTCGGCGATCGCCGGCTTGAGCGCGTCGGAATCGAAGCGCGCCAACGCTTCTTCGGTGGGCACCACGACCGCCAGCAGGTAGGGGTGCGCGCTGTTGCCGTAGACGTAGATCTGCCGGACCAACGGGCTGTTGCCGAACGCCGCCTCCAGCTTGGCGACGGTGACGAACTCGCCCTGCGCCAGCTTCAGCACGTTGTTGCGGCGGTCGACGTAGACCACCTTGTTGGGCGCGACCTCGGCGACGACGTCGCCGGTGCGGTAGAACCCGTCCTCGTCGAAAACGCCGGCGGTGGTTTCGGGGCGCTTGTAGTAGCCGGGGAACATGTTCTCGGTCTTGAGCAGCAACTCACCGCGCGGATACGGACGATCGGTGGCGAAGTAGCCCAGATCGGGGACATCGGCCAGCTTGTAGTCGATCACCGGTGGGCGCTGAAACTCGCCGTCGAACAGCACCATGCCGGCTTCGGTGGAGCCGTAGCCGTCCAGCAGGTGCATGTCGAGCAGCTCCTCGACCCAGGTCTTCAGCTCGGGGGAGGTGGGCGCCGAGCCCGTCATCGCGAAGATGAACCGGCCGCCGAGCTGGTACTGGCGCATGTCGTTCATGACCCGGGCCGGGTCGTCGCCGCGGTCCACCTGGCGCAGGTACTCGCCGTGCAGGGTCTCCCAGATGCGCGGCACGAAGTTCATCTCGGTGGGCCGCACCAGTTCGAGGTCCTCGAGCAGCGTCGACAGGTCGCTGCGGGCGGCGAAGTACGCGGTGCCGCCGTTGCCCAGCGAGCCGTACAGGATGCCGCGCCCCATCACGTGGCTCATCGGCATGAAGTTAAGCGTGATCGATGCGGCGGTTTCGCCGAACCAGTTGCGGCTCGACCGGCACCACATCTTGCCGACGTTGCGCCGCGGATACATCGCGCCCTTGGGCGCGC is from Mycobacterium conspicuum and encodes:
- the car gene encoding carboxylic acid reductase, translated to MSTSTREERLERRIEDLTANDPQFAAARPDPAVAAALGQPGLRLPQIVSTVLDGYVDRPALGQRAVEFFKDPKTGRTVLGLLPRFDTITYRELGERVDAVARALAQDGVRVGDRVAALGFNSVDFTTIDIALGRIGAVAVPLQTSAAIAGLQPIVTETEPTAFAASVHQLPDAVELILGGEHQAAMVRKVIVFDYHPEVDDEREAVESARARLAEAAVPVETLAEALERGKTLPEAPAADVADDELALLIYTSGSTGAPKGAMYPRRNVGKMWCRSSRNWFGETAASITLNFMPMSHVMGRGILYGSLGNGGTAYFAARSDLSTLLEDLELVRPTEMNFVPRIWETLHGEYLRQVDRGDDPARVMNDMRQYQLGGRFIFAMTGSAPTSPELKTWVEELLDMHLLDGYGSTEAGMVLFDGEFQRPPVIDYKLADVPDLGYFATDRPYPRGELLLKTENMFPGYYKRPETTAGVFDEDGFYRTGDVVAEVAPNKVVYVDRRNNVLKLAQGEFVTVAKLEAAFGNSPLVRQIYVYGNSAHPYLLAVVVPTEEALARFDSDALKPAIADSLQDVAKATGLQSYEVPRDFIVETTPFTLENGLLTGIRKLAWPKLKAHYGERLEQLYADLAEGQANELSELRRSGADAPVLQTVSRAAAALLGTASTDLSPDAHFTDLGGDSLSALTFGNLLHEIFDIDVPVGVITSPANDLAAIADYIDGERQGSKRPSFASVHGRDAVEVHASDLTLDKFIDAATLAAAPGLPGPAREVQTVLLTGATGFLGRYLALEWLERMDLVDGKVIALVRAKSDEDARARLDNTFDSGDAKLLAHYRELAADHLEVLAGDKGEANLGLDAQTWQRLADTVDLIVDPAALVNHVLPYSELFGPNALGTAELIRIALTGKQKPYTYVSTIGVGDQIKPGEFTEDADVRQISATRAINDSYANGYGNSKWAGEVLLREAHDLCGLPVAVFRCDMILADTTYAGQLNVPDMFTRMMLSLVATGIAPGSFYELDADGNRQRAHYDGLPVEFIAEAIATLGARNGDGFQTYHVMNPYDDGIGMDEFVDWLVDAGNAIQRIADYGDWLSRFEGALRGLPEKQRNASLLPLLHNYQKPQPPINGSMAPTDRFRAAVQDAKVGPDKDIPHITPQIIAKYVSDLRLLGLL